The following proteins are encoded in a genomic region of Leptospira ryugenii:
- a CDS encoding type III pantothenate kinase: MADSALLLVVDVGNTNTVFGIFREGQEQPDFHKRTVTRRDRTSDELGLFLKGFLTQEKVDSLQIKKAIYSSVVPSLNPIIERMFEDWFEVKPLRVHYQMKLNFGITYPRPFEIGADRLVNAAYCAKMFPNQKAILVDLGTATTFCVINEKPEYVGGVIAPGLKISMDALTRNTAQLPPIVFGSPSVVLGGSTVESIQSGFFYGWIGLLKEIVRAIKAELPGDYKVIGTGGLVTTIHSSDNKVFDHIDPMLTLKGLKILAELNS; encoded by the coding sequence ATGGCAGACAGTGCACTTTTATTGGTTGTGGATGTTGGGAATACAAATACTGTATTTGGGATTTTTCGAGAAGGGCAAGAACAACCTGATTTCCATAAACGAACTGTCACGAGGAGAGACAGGACATCCGATGAACTCGGTCTTTTCTTAAAAGGCTTTTTGACTCAAGAGAAAGTTGATTCCCTTCAAATCAAAAAAGCAATCTATTCCAGTGTAGTGCCCTCCCTCAATCCTATCATTGAACGCATGTTTGAGGATTGGTTTGAAGTAAAACCACTTCGTGTACATTACCAAATGAAGTTAAATTTTGGTATTACCTACCCTCGTCCTTTTGAAATTGGAGCAGACCGTTTGGTGAATGCCGCCTACTGTGCAAAGATGTTTCCCAATCAAAAGGCAATCTTAGTAGATTTAGGCACTGCGACTACCTTTTGTGTGATCAATGAAAAGCCAGAATACGTAGGTGGAGTGATCGCTCCAGGTTTAAAGATTTCTATGGATGCTCTAACGAGAAACACAGCACAGTTACCTCCGATCGTATTTGGTTCACCGAGTGTTGTCTTAGGAGGATCTACCGTGGAGTCTATACAATCAGGATTCTTTTATGGTTGGATTGGTTTACTGAAAGAAATCGTACGCGCGATTAAAGCAGAGTTGCCTGGCGACTACAAAGTGATTGGAACAGGTGGTTTGGTAACAACGATTCATTCTTCCGATAACAAAGTTTTTGACCATATCGATCCAATGTTAACTCTCAAGGGCTTAAAAATCTTAGCAGAATTAAACTCATAG
- a CDS encoding SGNH/GDSL hydrolase family protein, producing the protein MRRYLFVALFFISCYKQNQNDIGVSLALLNQNSTIKISILGDSLSQWSDAFGLKGKLSSRYQITDLSVAGYDTRNWLNDLPRAEQLPTDVWIIELGTNDASYTGTSGFLERYKEILTQLTINKSPYFILSAVPRTKQTGLFESILTNNQRIRELVAENPRYRLADLDLVFQKSGNSENLYPLADPIHPNQLGYDLIGNEYARILLGL; encoded by the coding sequence ATGAGACGATATCTGTTTGTTGCCCTTTTTTTTATATCCTGTTATAAACAGAATCAAAATGATATAGGTGTGAGTTTAGCTTTGTTAAACCAAAATTCTACAATCAAAATCAGTATTTTAGGGGACTCTCTCTCGCAATGGTCGGATGCATTCGGATTGAAAGGTAAGCTCTCAAGCAGATACCAAATCACTGATCTTTCTGTTGCTGGTTACGATACTCGCAATTGGTTGAATGATTTGCCAAGAGCTGAGCAGTTACCTACAGATGTTTGGATTATAGAGCTTGGGACAAATGATGCAAGTTATACGGGAACTTCTGGATTTTTGGAAAGATATAAAGAAATTTTAACTCAATTGACAATCAATAAAAGCCCATACTTCATTCTGAGTGCCGTTCCTCGGACCAAACAAACTGGTTTGTTTGAGTCTATCCTAACAAATAACCAGAGAATTCGAGAACTTGTAGCCGAGAACCCCAGATACAGATTGGCAGATTTGGATTTGGTTTTTCAAAAAAGTGGCAACTCCGAAAATCTTTATCCCCTGGCCGACCCTATCCACCCCAACCAATTGGGGTATGATCTGATCGGTAATGAATATGCTCGTATCCTACTAGGACTATGA
- a CDS encoding dolichyl-phosphate-mannose--protein mannosyltransferase, with translation MLHSQNNSSLRSFLRFPFFFPFFFSAVLFISIGLELPPVWPDEVLFFSPASQFAKTGILQTDVLIGLIPGMESKTLWMPPVHILLTSFCIKIFSATLGTIRTVSFFTSISSVIVFVYLLHLWKFSKSSILIACTTILYEPLFFRFGIPARMEGTTILFFLLSLVCSFSEGRDRQRAFLSGIFYALSVLSHPFALSLGPLFLYSLIRDKQIRWKMFFYGGIGAFLPIFLWVLYIHPDWELFLVQFGAQLTRKKSLFGTFDFLTKLKIFSFGFAFSKFRMVIILFQFLILSLFTFQVLRSFKKIPERFVLFWIWFALIVFAIFSSSEGWYVIHFMFPFALGMAIISEQKYIGLSLTIVSITISILGWISILNIHYIKTNSSELLKNHFSQIENSLKGHQKVYLQAIPDPYFYLKQSDPNKTLLEFIPGELEIPSQHYSDTIASQDAFVFYREDLINQTIRTFLSEHPDWIREEINIPVPSQHWYSFGTIIYKKPR, from the coding sequence TTGCTTCACTCTCAAAATAACTCATCTCTACGTAGCTTTCTCCGCTTTCCGTTTTTTTTCCCCTTTTTCTTTTCTGCTGTCCTATTCATTTCCATCGGTTTAGAACTTCCTCCTGTCTGGCCCGATGAAGTTTTATTTTTTTCACCGGCATCTCAATTTGCAAAGACTGGTATCCTCCAAACAGATGTTCTCATAGGCCTTATACCAGGTATGGAATCCAAAACTCTTTGGATGCCTCCTGTTCATATCCTACTGACTTCATTCTGTATCAAAATTTTTTCAGCAACGCTGGGAACAATTCGTACGGTGAGTTTTTTCACGAGTATCTCATCTGTAATCGTATTTGTGTATCTTCTCCATCTCTGGAAATTTTCGAAATCATCAATCTTAATCGCGTGTACAACTATTTTATATGAACCCTTGTTCTTTCGTTTTGGGATACCCGCACGAATGGAAGGGACTACAATTTTATTTTTTTTGTTGAGTTTGGTTTGTTCTTTTTCAGAAGGACGGGATAGACAAAGAGCATTTTTATCCGGTATTTTTTATGCCTTATCTGTTTTATCGCATCCATTTGCTTTATCCTTAGGACCTCTCTTTCTCTATTCTCTGATCCGAGATAAACAAATAAGGTGGAAGATGTTTTTCTATGGTGGTATCGGGGCTTTTCTCCCGATTTTTCTTTGGGTTCTTTACATTCACCCCGATTGGGAGCTATTTCTTGTTCAATTTGGTGCCCAGCTAACAAGAAAAAAGTCCTTATTTGGGACTTTTGATTTTTTAACTAAGTTAAAAATCTTTAGTTTTGGTTTTGCATTTTCTAAGTTCAGGATGGTTATCATACTTTTTCAATTTTTGATTCTTTCCTTATTTACTTTTCAAGTATTAAGATCTTTTAAAAAAATACCTGAACGATTTGTACTATTCTGGATTTGGTTTGCGCTTATAGTATTTGCAATCTTTTCCTCTTCAGAAGGTTGGTATGTCATTCATTTTATGTTTCCATTTGCTCTTGGGATGGCAATCATCAGCGAACAAAAGTATATCGGCCTCTCTCTGACAATCGTAAGCATCACTATTTCTATTCTTGGTTGGATTTCAATTTTAAATATTCATTACATAAAAACAAATTCTTCTGAACTGCTCAAAAATCATTTTTCTCAAATCGAGAATTCCCTAAAAGGCCACCAAAAGGTATATTTGCAAGCCATCCCTGATCCGTATTTTTATTTAAAGCAAAGTGATCCAAACAAAACTCTCCTAGAATTTATACCTGGAGAATTAGAAATACCCTCCCAACATTATTCGGATACAATTGCTTCTCAAGATGCTTTTGTCTTTTATAGAGAGGATTTAATAAACCAAACGATCCGCACATTTTTATCCGAACACCCAGATTGGATCCGAGAAGAAATCAACATACCTGTCCCCTCGCAACATTGGTATTCTTTTGGTACCATCATCTACAAAAAACCAAGATGA
- a CDS encoding STAS domain-containing protein → MEIKTKKIGNHTLVHLNGRLDITHSDEVEAKLAEDVQSGNGDIIINLELISYISSSGIRIFVGMVRELDKQGRKLKLCCITPPVKKVFDVVELLDLFEVFETEQEAVASLSK, encoded by the coding sequence TTGGAAATAAAGACCAAAAAAATTGGAAATCATACCTTAGTCCACCTAAATGGTAGACTAGACATTACACATTCTGACGAGGTTGAGGCAAAATTAGCAGAAGATGTGCAAAGTGGAAATGGTGATATCATCATTAACCTTGAGCTCATCTCCTATATCTCCTCTTCTGGGATCAGAATCTTTGTGGGTATGGTTCGCGAACTAGACAAACAAGGTCGCAAACTCAAACTTTGTTGCATCACTCCTCCTGTTAAGAAAGTTTTCGATGTGGTTGAGCTCCTTGACCTCTTTGAAGTTTTTGAAACTGAGCAAGAAGCCGTTGCTTCACTCTCAAAATAA
- a CDS encoding tyrosine-type recombinase/integrase, with product MLKSLLPLFPQNRFPEVLLSEYQSPLLSNDEVHKVLADIRKYNFEHYLILRLLIVTGLQLPELLQLKKVDIHWNEQSISLGNRKRLKERKVFVEKTLCRELFLQAQQFIDTDLLFPGRKGPREVRSIQKVLSKASQFLRKPLHIPLLRDSLALYFYAKGHSVEEIQRLLGHRSIKSTKTRLQLYENLLGNALNVNFRGPQRKAA from the coding sequence ATGTTAAAATCGCTCCTACCCCTTTTCCCTCAAAATCGTTTTCCCGAGGTCCTTCTCTCTGAGTACCAAAGCCCTCTCCTCAGCAATGATGAAGTACATAAAGTATTAGCAGACATTAGAAAGTACAATTTTGAACATTACCTCATCTTACGTTTGCTGATCGTTACGGGCTTACAACTTCCAGAGCTTTTACAACTGAAAAAAGTCGATATCCATTGGAATGAGCAGTCCATTTCCCTAGGCAACCGCAAACGATTGAAAGAAAGAAAGGTCTTTGTAGAGAAGACCTTATGCCGTGAGCTCTTCCTGCAAGCACAGCAATTTATCGACACGGATCTACTCTTTCCGGGAAGAAAAGGGCCACGGGAAGTCCGCTCCATCCAAAAAGTATTGAGCAAAGCCTCCCAATTTTTAAGGAAACCTCTCCACATACCTTTACTCCGCGACTCATTGGCTCTGTATTTCTATGCAAAAGGGCATTCTGTAGAGGAGATCCAAAGGCTTTTGGGGCATAGGTCTATCAAAAGCACAAAGACACGCCTCCAATTGTATGAAAATTTGTTAGGAAATGCGCTAAATGTAAATTTTAGAGGCCCACAAAGGAAAGCCGCCTAA
- a CDS encoding toxic anion resistance protein, with amino-acid sequence MDSLEIKTNDPELQLTAEEQKKVQELTAQIKLDQPNDIIQYGSQVQAKVSEFADKVLGEIKTKDAGYAGELLNNLLFRVKDLNLDSVGSEGGVLSKIPVIGGLFDAGKKFLAKFEDLQSQVEKIVDELHVARTNLTKDIALLQNLYEKNLEYFKEIQIYIAAGDQKVQEFRNKILPDMLAKAQAQGDTLASQKYQDMVQMVDRFEKKLHDLKLSRILSLQTGPQIRLIQNGNQVLVEKIQSSILNTIPLWKNQIVIALGLLRQRKALTAQQEVTKTTNELIQKNSEMLKSGTIEIAKESEKGIVEVETLKKVNQQLIETISETLKIQEEGRSKRKLAEQELIKLESDIKQKLLEAK; translated from the coding sequence ATGGACTCCCTAGAAATCAAAACAAATGATCCTGAATTACAACTCACAGCAGAGGAACAGAAAAAAGTACAAGAACTGACTGCTCAGATCAAATTAGACCAACCCAATGATATCATCCAATATGGCTCCCAAGTCCAAGCAAAAGTTTCTGAATTTGCCGACAAAGTATTAGGTGAAATCAAAACAAAAGATGCTGGTTATGCGGGTGAACTCTTAAATAATTTATTGTTTCGAGTAAAAGACCTAAACCTAGACTCTGTTGGCTCGGAAGGTGGAGTCTTATCAAAGATTCCTGTGATCGGAGGACTCTTTGATGCAGGAAAGAAATTTCTTGCCAAGTTTGAAGACCTCCAGAGCCAAGTAGAAAAAATCGTAGATGAACTCCACGTAGCGCGCACAAATTTAACGAAAGACATAGCCCTTCTACAAAATTTATATGAAAAAAATTTGGAGTACTTCAAAGAGATCCAAATCTATATTGCCGCCGGTGACCAAAAGGTACAAGAGTTTCGCAACAAAATATTGCCAGATATGTTGGCTAAAGCCCAAGCACAAGGGGATACCTTAGCCTCCCAAAAATACCAGGATATGGTGCAAATGGTAGACCGTTTTGAGAAAAAGCTCCATGATTTGAAATTGAGCCGAATCCTTTCTCTACAAACTGGCCCACAAATCAGGTTGATCCAAAATGGAAACCAAGTCTTGGTTGAAAAAATCCAAAGCTCAATCTTAAATACGATTCCTCTTTGGAAAAACCAAATCGTCATCGCACTTGGACTCCTCCGCCAAAGAAAGGCTCTAACGGCTCAACAAGAAGTCACCAAAACAACAAATGAATTGATCCAAAAAAATTCCGAAATGTTAAAATCAGGAACGATAGAGATCGCAAAGGAATCAGAGAAAGGTATTGTTGAGGTCGAGACACTCAAAAAAGTAAACCAACAATTGATCGAAACAATATCTGAAACATTGAAAATCCAAGAAGAAGGAAGATCAAAGCGCAAACTTGCAGAACAAGAATTGATCAAATTGGAATCTGACATCAAACAAAAACTTCTGGAAGCAAAGTAG
- a CDS encoding 5-bromo-4-chloroindolyl phosphate hydrolysis family protein — MEQEEPISKEEKQWARRAHLSTLLVYPLSLLPFPFFMEALGALGIPFLFWLSRNKKSYSAAQSLEALYLQAIVSFGYIGFGNAFAEDRVLLVFAYVFMGFLHLSLLGFGVFRTSLGKAHKYPFSFFPFLFSSSKTKQNWNDLKNQFSDKIEFNEYKSLMERFDTNKLQIERELKSLNDTNLITLGNEMLHSLSDLRIQLAEKPNEYKKAKQYLNYFPDTIAKILSQFNRVSSNTPSTDEGAKRKTELNQLLHEVIKTTEQVRQKIKADETLNLDVEITAMKKNIEFGGY; from the coding sequence ATGGAACAAGAAGAACCTATCTCTAAAGAAGAAAAACAATGGGCAAGGAGGGCACACCTAAGCACCCTACTTGTCTACCCTCTCTCCCTTTTGCCCTTTCCTTTTTTTATGGAAGCATTGGGTGCATTGGGTATTCCTTTTTTGTTTTGGCTATCCAGAAATAAAAAATCCTATTCTGCCGCTCAATCCTTAGAAGCACTCTACTTACAAGCGATCGTTTCTTTTGGTTATATAGGATTTGGAAATGCGTTTGCTGAAGATCGCGTACTCCTAGTATTCGCCTATGTGTTTATGGGATTTTTACATCTATCTTTGTTGGGCTTTGGTGTGTTTCGAACTAGCTTAGGCAAAGCACATAAGTATCCATTTAGTTTCTTTCCCTTTCTTTTTTCGAGTAGCAAAACAAAACAAAATTGGAATGATCTTAAGAACCAGTTTTCTGACAAGATAGAGTTCAATGAATACAAATCATTGATGGAACGATTTGATACAAACAAACTTCAAATCGAGCGAGAGCTCAAATCTTTGAATGATACAAATCTGATCACTTTGGGAAATGAGATGTTACACTCTTTGAGTGATTTGCGTATCCAATTGGCGGAAAAACCAAATGAGTACAAAAAGGCCAAACAATATCTAAATTACTTTCCAGATACGATTGCAAAAATCCTAAGTCAGTTCAATCGCGTATCGTCAAACACTCCTTCTACTGATGAAGGCGCAAAACGTAAAACAGAACTCAATCAGCTTCTCCATGAAGTGATCAAAACTACGGAGCAGGTCAGACAAAAAATAAAAGCCGATGAAACCTTGAATTTAGATGTAGAAAT